The following proteins are encoded in a genomic region of Methanobrevibacter gottschalkii DSM 11977:
- the hcp gene encoding hydroxylamine reductase: protein MADGLDMFCYQCSQTAHGTGCTISGVCGKKPTVARLQDNLIFTMKGISAYNYNANVLGKYNPEIDAFLTKGLYTTLTNVNFDAEDLVALALEAGKISVDVMRLLKDAHIEAYGEPQPVEVKVGAQEGPAIIVTGHDLKALEELLKQVEGTDVKVYTHSEMLPAHGYPGLNKYENLVGQLGGAWHDQRTIFKKYNAAIVGTSNCVLPALDAYKERMFTMDVAKLEGVKTIENYDFSEVIECAKSLGSLEPEELTTLTTGWSAGAIVEHADAIKKLVEEGKIRRFFVVGGCDKASKHNNYYREFVQNLPQDTVILTLACGKYKFNDLDLGDIEGIPRLLDLGQCNDTIVAVDVALALCELFDMELNELPLTIVLSWMEQKAAAVLWALLYLGKTDMWLGPILPAWCNEDILNVLVENYNLTPTSGNALVDIKKIMGE from the coding sequence ATGGCAGATGGCTTAGATATGTTTTGTTATCAATGTTCTCAGACTGCTCATGGTACTGGCTGTACTATAAGTGGTGTTTGTGGTAAAAAACCAACCGTAGCAAGATTACAAGATAATTTAATCTTTACTATGAAAGGAATTAGTGCATACAACTACAATGCAAATGTTTTAGGAAAATACAATCCTGAAATTGATGCATTTTTAACTAAAGGTTTGTATACTACTTTAACTAATGTTAATTTCGATGCTGAGGATTTAGTTGCTCTTGCATTGGAAGCAGGTAAAATCAGTGTGGATGTAATGAGATTGCTTAAAGATGCACACATCGAAGCATATGGTGAACCACAACCTGTGGAAGTAAAAGTAGGTGCACAAGAAGGACCTGCAATTATTGTAACTGGTCACGACTTAAAAGCATTGGAAGAATTATTAAAACAAGTTGAAGGTACTGATGTTAAAGTTTACACTCATTCCGAAATGTTACCTGCTCATGGATACCCTGGACTTAACAAATACGAAAATTTAGTAGGTCAATTAGGTGGAGCATGGCACGATCAAAGAACAATCTTCAAAAAATACAATGCAGCTATTGTTGGAACCAGTAACTGTGTATTACCGGCACTTGATGCATATAAAGAAAGAATGTTCACCATGGATGTAGCTAAACTTGAAGGAGTAAAAACTATTGAAAATTATGATTTCTCTGAAGTAATTGAATGTGCAAAATCTTTAGGATCATTAGAACCTGAAGAATTAACCACTCTTACTACAGGTTGGAGTGCAGGTGCTATTGTTGAACATGCTGATGCAATCAAAAAATTAGTTGAAGAAGGTAAAATAAGAAGATTCTTCGTTGTCGGTGGATGTGACAAAGCATCAAAACACAACAACTACTATAGGGAATTTGTACAAAACTTACCGCAAGATACTGTTATCTTAACATTAGCATGCGGAAAATACAAATTTAATGACTTAGATTTAGGTGATATTGAAGGAATCCCAAGATTATTAGATTTAGGTCAATGTAATGACACCATTGTTGCAGTTGATGTGGCATTAGCTTTATGTGAATTATTTGATATGGAATTAAATGAATTACCATTAACTATTGTTCTCAGTTGGATGGAACAAAAAGCAGCGGCAGTACTATGGGCTTTACTCTATCTTGGAAAAACTGACATGTGGCTTGGACCTATTCTTCCTGCATGGTGTAATGAAGACATTTTAAATGTCTTAGTTGAAAATTACAATTTGACTCCAACTTCTGGTAATGCATTAGTAGATATCAAAAAAATTATGGGGGAATAG
- a CDS encoding cupin domain-containing protein, protein MNEDIKAKSLNIQFLLDYQKDSVVSREIIKKELGTVTFFAFDQGQGLSEHSAPFDAMVQIIDGEAEITISGKKNTVCAGEIIIMPANEPHALQAENCPFKMILTMIKSD, encoded by the coding sequence GTGAATGAGGATATTAAAGCTAAGTCTTTAAATATCCAATTTTTATTGGACTATCAAAAAGATAGTGTTGTCAGTCGTGAAATAATCAAAAAAGAGTTAGGTACAGTCACATTCTTTGCTTTTGATCAAGGTCAAGGATTGTCTGAACACTCAGCTCCTTTTGATGCAATGGTTCAAATTATTGATGGTGAAGCTGAAATCACAATTTCTGGTAAAAAAAATACTGTTTGTGCAGGTGAAATAATTATCATGCCAGCAAATGAACCGCATGCACTTCAAGCTGAAAATTGCCCATTTAAAATGATTTTAACCATGATTAAATCAGATTAA
- a CDS encoding class I SAM-dependent methyltransferase codes for MKQCIDNPNDVDWVNFWAERLKNKKNKDWDKAAPGFYKRTRKDDYQDALFEKLILDENDTVLDVGCGEGSVTIPIAEKVRKVIGIDSSPKMLEYLKKRAIENNINNIETILKPIEDITYDEIGNVDVVICSRSLNGIVPIDKTLSELNKIANKYVFITIFGPENKKIEKDFEKEIGIKTEDFPDYNFFFNILFNLGIYANIERFDLSNYREYDSIKEAMDNGKFRLDLYNDKEKELLEKYLERILTYNRKSKKYYNVKDKADWILIWWRK; via the coding sequence ATGAAACAATGTATTGACAACCCAAATGATGTAGATTGGGTGAATTTTTGGGCTGAACGCTTAAAAAATAAAAAAAATAAAGATTGGGATAAAGCAGCGCCTGGTTTTTATAAAAGAACCAGAAAAGATGACTATCAAGATGCATTATTTGAAAAATTAATACTTGATGAAAATGATACTGTTTTAGATGTCGGTTGTGGTGAAGGTTCAGTCACTATCCCAATAGCTGAAAAAGTAAGAAAAGTAATAGGAATTGATTCTTCTCCTAAAATGCTTGAATATCTCAAAAAAAGAGCTATTGAAAATAATATAAATAATATTGAAACAATTCTAAAACCAATTGAAGACATAACTTATGATGAAATTGGAAATGTAGATGTAGTAATTTGCTCAAGATCACTAAACGGTATTGTTCCCATTGATAAAACATTATCTGAACTAAATAAAATTGCAAACAAGTATGTTTTCATAACTATTTTTGGACCTGAAAATAAGAAAATCGAAAAAGATTTTGAAAAAGAAATAGGGATTAAAACTGAAGATTTCCCAGATTACAACTTTTTCTTTAACATATTATTTAATTTAGGAATTTATGCAAATATTGAAAGATTTGACTTAAGCAATTATCGTGAATATGATAGTATCAAAGAAGCAATGGACAATGGTAAATTTAGACTTGATTTATACAATGATAAAGAAAAAGAGCTTCTTGAAAAATATTTAGAAAGAATTCTTACTTACAATAGAAAAAGTAAAAAATATTATAATGTTAAAGACAAAGCTGATTGGATTTTGATTTGGTGGAGAAAATAA
- a CDS encoding aldo/keto reductase, translating to MRLGKTNFKVNKNGFGALPIQRRNEKDSIEILKKAYDNGINFYDSARFYTDSEGKLGKAFEDIRENIYIATKTGTETPEEFWNDLETSLKELKTDYVDLYQFHNISFCPKEDDELYKAMLEAKEEGTVKHIGITTHKITHAHEALDSGLYETLQYPFSYLSGEEELNLVEKCRQLDVGFIAMKGMGGGLIKNSQASFAYMNQFDNVLPIWGIQELEELDEFLSYDANTILTADLKEYIEKDKEELGVNFCRGCGYCMPCPEEINISLCSRMSLWLRRFPTEPSLDEKTQKIMEKTKDCTECYSCVDKCPYELDIPELLKSNYEDYQNVLSGKTKV from the coding sequence ATGAGGCTTGGAAAAACTAATTTTAAAGTAAATAAAAATGGATTTGGAGCCCTTCCAATCCAAAGAAGAAATGAAAAAGATTCAATTGAAATACTTAAAAAAGCATATGATAATGGAATTAACTTTTATGATTCAGCTCGTTTTTACACAGACAGCGAAGGGAAACTCGGAAAAGCATTTGAAGATATTCGTGAAAACATTTACATCGCAACAAAAACTGGAACAGAAACTCCTGAAGAATTTTGGAATGATTTGGAAACCTCCCTTAAAGAATTAAAAACTGATTATGTTGATTTATACCAGTTTCATAACATTTCATTTTGTCCAAAAGAAGATGATGAATTATATAAAGCAATGCTTGAGGCTAAAGAAGAAGGAACAGTGAAACACATTGGAATTACAACCCATAAAATAACACATGCACATGAAGCACTAGATAGCGGACTTTATGAAACATTACAATACCCATTTTCATACTTAAGTGGTGAAGAAGAGTTAAACCTTGTTGAAAAATGTAGGCAATTAGATGTTGGTTTTATTGCTATGAAAGGAATGGGCGGGGGATTAATTAAAAATTCCCAAGCCAGTTTTGCATATATGAATCAATTTGATAATGTCTTACCAATATGGGGGATTCAAGAATTAGAAGAGCTTGATGAATTTCTATCTTATGATGCCAATACTATTTTAACCGCTGATTTAAAAGAATATATTGAAAAAGATAAGGAAGAACTTGGAGTGAACTTCTGTAGAGGTTGTGGATACTGTATGCCTTGTCCAGAAGAAATTAATATTAGTTTATGTTCAAGGATGTCTTTATGGCTTAGACGTTTTCCGACAGAACCCAGTTTAGATGAAAAAACTCAAAAAATTATGGAAAAAACAAAAGACTGCACTGAATGCTATTCATGTGTTGATAAATGCCCATATGAACTTGACATACCTGAACTTTTAAAATCAAACTATGAAGATTATCAAAATGTTTTAAGTGGGAAAACAAAGGTGTGA
- a CDS encoding tetratricopeptide repeat protein, whose protein sequence is MNTDINKAQKYIDDENYKDAIILARKKHSKDDVETYLSILDLLIEADYIIAIEEKGMYYQYYDKTHDNGDYGEKYFDEYLKKQPKSINALCDKAMSRFNKGQIDESLKYMDTAYKNYKNYSKIEKPRISKKELLIAKIELLMQAKRYDDALKYLNNYENQFGGNQKSDLYKGQMLQKNGKNKEALVYLNKSLLEEDTLVGFNAKGDALFDLGRYEDALKEYKNCLNYESKIEGDLELITNFNYKSAFCCVNLGDDGEAIKYLNKTINMLNEHGRLPRNIEAIYQKCSFEKERIMKKGNVTDEEFRKSKFFSTKTSLIILFIIFIFFIILKLNGY, encoded by the coding sequence ATGAATACTGACATTAACAAAGCACAAAAATACATCGATGATGAAAATTACAAAGATGCTATTATTCTAGCTCGCAAAAAACATTCAAAAGATGATGTTGAAACTTATTTATCCATTTTAGATTTATTAATTGAAGCGGATTACATAATAGCTATTGAAGAAAAAGGAATGTATTATCAATATTATGATAAAACACATGACAATGGAGATTATGGTGAAAAATACTTTGATGAATATCTCAAAAAACAACCAAAATCCATTAATGCCCTGTGTGACAAAGCGATGTCCAGATTTAATAAAGGACAAATTGACGAATCTTTAAAATATATGGATACGGCATATAAAAATTATAAAAATTATTCTAAAATTGAAAAACCACGTATTTCTAAAAAAGAACTTTTAATTGCAAAAATTGAACTCCTAATGCAAGCAAAAAGATATGATGATGCATTAAAATATCTTAATAATTATGAAAATCAATTTGGCGGCAATCAAAAGTCAGATTTATACAAAGGTCAAATGCTTCAAAAGAACGGTAAAAATAAAGAAGCACTTGTATATTTAAACAAGTCATTGCTTGAAGAAGATACATTAGTTGGATTTAATGCAAAAGGTGATGCATTATTCGACCTTGGAAGATATGAAGATGCATTAAAAGAATACAAAAACTGCCTAAATTATGAAAGTAAAATAGAAGGTGATTTAGAATTAATTACTAATTTTAATTACAAATCTGCATTTTGTTGTGTCAATCTTGGAGATGATGGTGAAGCTATAAAATATTTAAATAAAACTATTAACATGTTAAATGAACATGGAAGACTTCCAAGAAATATTGAAGCAATATATCAGAAATGTTCCTTTGAAAAGGAAAGAATTATGAAAAAAGGAAATGTAACAGATGAAGAATTCAGAAAAAGTAAATTCTTCTCAACTAAAACATCTTTAATCATATTGTTCATTATTTTTATATTTTTTATCATATTAAAATTAAATGGTTATTAA
- a CDS encoding glutamate--tRNA ligase yields the protein MNDLEKIVFKHALLNAAKHKGSANPGAVMGSIMSNEVELRSKAKEIGSLAGKIVAKVNALSPEEQASEMEKFGVEVQDKKPKTKDSGLQELPGTHENIVLRFAPNPSGPLHIGHSRAAVPNAEYVKRHDGKLILRIEDTDPKRVFEPAYEMIPEDLAWLGIEPNEIVYQSDRFEIYYDYARQLIEKGAAYMCTCDGETFKELKDNCKPCLCRDNSVEENLALWEKFDTMESGEAVLRIKTDINHKNPAIRDWVAMRLVDEEHPRVGTKYRIYPMMNFSVSVDDHLMGMTHVLRGKDHLANSEKQKYLYNHMGWDLPEFIHYGRLKMEDIALSTSKAMAGIEDGTYSGWDDPRLGTLRAIARRGIDPRTIYNLITEIGVKMADSAISWKKIYGLNRNFVEPIANRYFFCEDPVEIKIDGYNDGEVSIERPLHADHIDRGNRILSFDGSAYLAKEDIADGIFRLMDAVNVEIDGNKIIYHSTSFEDAKKVKAKIIQWVPTKDNVNVKIVMDDASAKTGVGEDTLRDLEVGDIVQFERVGFARLDEIKDDKLVFYYAHK from the coding sequence ATGAATGATTTAGAAAAAATTGTTTTTAAACATGCTTTATTAAATGCGGCTAAACATAAAGGAAGTGCAAATCCCGGTGCTGTAATGGGTTCAATCATGTCAAATGAAGTAGAACTTAGAAGTAAAGCAAAAGAAATTGGTTCACTGGCGGGTAAAATTGTAGCAAAGGTAAATGCTTTATCACCAGAAGAACAAGCTAGTGAAATGGAAAAGTTTGGTGTTGAAGTTCAGGATAAAAAACCAAAAACCAAGGATTCGGGACTTCAAGAACTTCCGGGAACTCATGAAAATATAGTATTACGTTTTGCTCCAAATCCAAGCGGACCTTTACACATCGGACACTCAAGAGCAGCCGTTCCTAATGCAGAATATGTTAAAAGACATGATGGCAAATTAATTTTGAGAATTGAAGATACTGATCCGAAAAGAGTATTTGAACCTGCTTATGAAATGATTCCTGAAGATTTAGCATGGTTGGGAATAGAACCAAATGAAATCGTTTACCAATCTGATAGATTTGAAATTTATTATGATTATGCTCGCCAATTAATCGAAAAAGGTGCTGCTTATATGTGTACTTGTGATGGTGAAACATTCAAAGAACTTAAGGATAATTGTAAACCTTGTCTATGTAGAGATAACAGCGTAGAAGAAAATCTTGCATTATGGGAAAAATTTGATACTATGGAATCTGGAGAAGCAGTACTTAGAATAAAAACAGATATTAATCACAAAAACCCGGCTATTCGTGATTGGGTCGCAATGAGATTGGTTGATGAAGAACATCCTCGTGTAGGTACTAAATATAGGATTTATCCAATGATGAATTTCTCTGTTTCTGTTGATGATCATTTAATGGGTATGACACATGTTCTAAGGGGTAAGGACCACTTAGCAAACAGTGAAAAACAAAAATACTTATATAATCATATGGGATGGGATTTACCAGAATTTATCCATTATGGAAGACTTAAAATGGAAGACATAGCTCTCAGTACTTCAAAGGCGATGGCGGGAATTGAAGATGGCACATACAGCGGATGGGATGATCCGAGGCTGGGAACATTAAGAGCTATTGCAAGAAGGGGAATTGATCCAAGAACAATTTATAACTTAATCACTGAAATTGGTGTTAAAATGGCCGATTCTGCAATTAGCTGGAAAAAAATTTATGGATTGAATCGTAATTTTGTAGAACCCATCGCAAACAGATATTTCTTCTGTGAAGATCCTGTTGAGATTAAAATTGATGGTTATAATGATGGCGAAGTCTCAATCGAAAGACCGTTGCATGCAGACCACATAGACAGGGGGAATAGGATTTTGTCCTTTGACGGTAGTGCTTATTTAGCAAAAGAAGATATTGCTGACGGTATTTTTAGATTAATGGATGCAGTTAATGTTGAAATTGATGGGAATAAAATAATTTATCATTCAACATCTTTTGAAGATGCGAAAAAAGTAAAAGCTAAGATTATTCAATGGGTTCCAACTAAAGATAATGTAAATGTTAAAATAGTTATGGATGATGCATCAGCTAAAACTGGAGTTGGTGAGGATACACTTCGTGATTTGGAAGTTGGAGATATTGTTCAATTTGAGAGAGTGGGTTTTGCTCGTTTAGATGAAATCAAAGATGATAAATTAGTATTTTATTATGCACATAAGTAG
- a CDS encoding LL-diaminopimelate aminotransferase: MVVKINENYLKLKSSYLFVEVARREAEFVKNNPDVDVIKMGIGDVTKPLVPSVVKAFKDAVDEMGSADTFMGYGPEQGYEFLAEAIVKDYEKYGITLDTSEIFISDGAKCDTGNIQEIFGIDNKIAVTDPVYTVYVDTNVMAGRTGEMNDGMYEGLTYLKCNAENGFVPELPSEPVDIIYLCYPNNPTGTTLTKDQLKVFVDYARENKAIILFDAAYEAFINEENVPHSIYEIEGAEEVAIEFKSFSKTAGFTGTRCAFTVVPKQLTAYDSEGNEVEVNPLWNRRQTTKFNGVSYPVQKAAQATYSIEGQKEIQEVIDYYMENAKVICESLSNLGLEVYGGINSPYIWVKAPNNMDSWTFFDLLLNEANVIGTPGSGFGPSGEGYLRLTAFNTLENTKEAMDRISKLEF; this comes from the coding sequence ATGGTTGTTAAAATTAATGAAAATTATCTTAAATTAAAAAGCAGTTATCTCTTTGTTGAAGTAGCTAGAAGGGAAGCGGAATTCGTAAAAAATAATCCTGATGTTGATGTCATTAAAATGGGTATTGGGGATGTTACAAAACCATTAGTGCCATCTGTTGTTAAAGCATTCAAAGATGCTGTTGATGAAATGGGAAGTGCAGATACTTTTATGGGATACGGACCGGAACAAGGTTATGAATTTTTAGCAGAAGCTATTGTGAAAGATTATGAAAAATATGGAATAACTCTTGATACATCAGAAATTTTCATTAGTGATGGTGCTAAATGTGACACTGGCAATATTCAGGAAATTTTCGGAATTGATAATAAAATTGCAGTAACTGATCCAGTCTACACTGTTTATGTTGATACAAATGTTATGGCAGGAAGAACTGGTGAAATGAATGATGGTATGTATGAAGGTTTAACTTACCTCAAATGCAATGCTGAAAACGGATTTGTTCCAGAATTGCCTTCAGAACCTGTTGATATTATCTATTTATGTTATCCAAATAATCCAACTGGTACTACATTAACTAAAGATCAATTAAAAGTGTTTGTAGATTATGCAAGAGAAAACAAAGCTATTATTTTATTTGATGCTGCTTATGAAGCATTTATCAATGAAGAAAATGTTCCTCATTCTATCTATGAAATTGAAGGTGCAGAGGAAGTAGCTATTGAATTTAAAAGTTTTTCAAAAACTGCAGGATTTACTGGAACTCGTTGTGCATTTACAGTTGTTCCTAAACAATTGACTGCATATGATAGTGAAGGCAATGAAGTAGAAGTTAACCCATTATGGAATAGGAGACAAACTACCAAATTTAATGGTGTTTCATATCCGGTGCAAAAAGCAGCACAAGCAACTTATTCCATTGAAGGTCAAAAAGAAATTCAAGAAGTCATTGATTATTACATGGAAAATGCAAAGGTTATTTGTGAAAGCTTATCTAATTTGGGATTGGAAGTTTATGGTGGAATTAATTCACCTTATATCTGGGTTAAAGCTCCAAATAATATGGATTCATGGACTTTCTTTGATTTGTTATTAAATGAAGCAAATGTGATTGGAACTCCTGGTTCTGGATTCGGTCCAAGCGGTGAAGGTTATTTGAGGCTTACTGCATTTAATACATTAGAAAATACTAAAGAAGCAATGGATAGGATTTCTAAATTAGAATTTTAG
- a CDS encoding DUF6882 domain-containing protein: MFNLKKIEKPVEIEDGDSFKVILSKYGALALDKQENLAELIGETIGDLDIENEVISFDDIKMPIHVLGFYSQDLNQWSWAWDCEEIFGNNLIASAVEIKKLGDKFDVPEFNSSLIKTDFNFCHTIAMTATTILGFDGYYAVSEDGLDIFVAIESDLVKENNDVKKFRDTFYTFQKNFNIFPKIAFESYTKLKGYGFKPQDGFYLAKIGESRVMAGFTERGNVTRILMFGEDEQ; this comes from the coding sequence GTGTTTAATTTGAAAAAAATAGAAAAACCGGTAGAAATTGAAGATGGGGATTCATTTAAAGTAATCTTATCAAAATATGGTGCACTGGCACTTGATAAACAAGAAAATTTAGCTGAATTAATTGGTGAAACAATTGGTGATTTGGATATTGAAAATGAGGTTATTTCTTTTGATGATATTAAGATGCCAATTCACGTTTTGGGTTTTTACTCACAAGACTTAAATCAATGGTCTTGGGCATGGGATTGTGAAGAAATATTCGGCAATAATTTAATTGCATCTGCAGTGGAAATTAAAAAACTTGGAGATAAATTTGATGTTCCTGAATTCAATTCCTCATTAATTAAAACAGATTTCAATTTTTGCCATACTATTGCAATGACTGCAACTACTATTCTTGGATTTGATGGTTATTATGCTGTTTCTGAAGATGGTCTGGATATTTTTGTTGCTATCGAATCTGATCTGGTTAAAGAGAACAATGATGTTAAAAAGTTCAGAGATACTTTTTATACTTTCCAAAAGAATTTCAATATATTTCCAAAAATTGCTTTTGAATCTTACACTAAACTTAAAGGATATGGTTTTAAACCGCAAGATGGTTTTTATTTGGCTAAAATAGGTGAATCTCGTGTTATGGCGGGGTTTACTGAAAGAGGAAATGTAACACGGATTTTAATGTTTGGTGAAGATGAACAGTGA
- a CDS encoding DUF6891 domain-containing protein: MNSDIMNQDLVDELEYMEELLTKSGFFDSEEILEILEDQFIDEDIDISQYSVSSNDFSNENFSKLENAFTNLASEKIVAIHNCGYDISEGVNDAFELYVHLHNNKFSVEGFSFYTFEDIEESICECKLKITFGDFENNEEMALKIGKIVFKYLKEENFNIAWDGTINNQIEIYPFKWDKSYDSEKEYEIEGAYEVFIKNQVLK, encoded by the coding sequence ATGAACAGTGATATTATGAATCAGGATTTAGTTGATGAATTAGAATATATGGAAGAGTTACTCACTAAATCCGGATTTTTTGATAGTGAAGAGATATTGGAAATATTGGAAGATCAGTTCATTGATGAGGATATTGATATTTCTCAATATTCTGTTTCTTCAAATGATTTTTCTAATGAAAATTTCTCAAAATTGGAAAATGCCTTTACAAATTTAGCTAGTGAAAAAATTGTAGCTATTCATAATTGTGGCTATGATATTAGTGAAGGAGTAAATGATGCATTTGAATTATATGTTCATTTGCATAATAATAAATTCTCAGTTGAAGGTTTCAGTTTTTATACTTTTGAAGATATTGAAGAATCTATTTGTGAATGCAAATTAAAGATAACTTTCGGTGATTTTGAAAATAATGAAGAAATGGCATTAAAAATCGGTAAAATAGTTTTCAAATATCTAAAAGAAGAAAATTTCAATATTGCTTGGGATGGAACAATTAATAATCAAATTGAAATTTATCCGTTTAAATGGGATAAATCTTATGATTCTGAAAAAGAATATGAAATTGAAGGAGCATATGAAGTTTTTATTAAAAATCAGGTGTTAAAATGA
- a CDS encoding adenylosuccinate synthetase: protein MTCNILVGGAWGDEGKGKCITYLCDNDKPDIIARAGVGPNAGHSVEFNGEKYGLRLTPSGFVHTGAKLMIGAGVLVNPDVLFKEFEDLKKYNVKERMCIDSRCAIINEEHMTRDKGSEHLAKKIGSTGSGCGPANSDRVLRTIELARDIPELEDYITDVSLECNEAIDEGKDVFIEGSQGFALSLYYGSYPYVTSKDTTASTFAADVGVGPTKVDEVINVFKSYISRVGEGPFPTEMTQKEAESHGWEEYGVVTGRRRRIGYFDMDLAKESCRINGATQIALTCVDKLYPDCARTQDYDELSAETKAFIDDIQSATGVPVTIISTGPDLKDTIDLRKELL, encoded by the coding sequence ATGACTTGTAATATTTTAGTTGGTGGAGCATGGGGTGACGAAGGTAAAGGAAAATGTATTACTTATCTTTGTGACAACGATAAACCAGATATTATTGCTCGTGCAGGAGTTGGGCCAAATGCAGGGCATTCTGTTGAATTTAACGGAGAAAAATATGGTTTAAGATTAACTCCATCTGGTTTCGTCCATACTGGTGCTAAACTCATGATTGGAGCGGGAGTTCTAGTAAATCCGGATGTTTTATTTAAAGAATTTGAAGATTTAAAGAAATATAATGTAAAAGAGAGAATGTGTATTGATTCTAGATGTGCTATTATTAATGAAGAGCACATGACTAGGGATAAAGGTTCAGAACATTTAGCTAAAAAAATAGGGAGTACTGGATCTGGTTGTGGACCAGCAAATTCCGACAGAGTATTAAGAACTATTGAATTGGCTCGTGATATTCCAGAACTTGAAGATTACATCACTGATGTTTCATTAGAATGTAATGAAGCTATTGATGAAGGTAAAGATGTATTTATTGAAGGATCTCAAGGTTTTGCATTATCTCTTTATTATGGAAGTTATCCATATGTGACCAGTAAAGACACTACTGCATCTACATTCGCTGCAGATGTAGGTGTTGGACCAACTAAAGTAGATGAAGTCATTAATGTATTCAAATCTTATATTTCTCGTGTCGGTGAAGGACCATTCCCAACTGAAATGACACAAAAGGAAGCTGAAAGTCATGGATGGGAGGAATACGGTGTTGTAACTGGACGTCGTAGAAGGATTGGATATTTTGATATGGATCTTGCAAAAGAATCTTGCAGGATTAATGGTGCAACTCAAATTGCTCTGACTTGTGTTGATAAATTATATCCCGATTGTGCAAGAACTCAAGATTATGATGAGTTATCTGCAGAAACTAAAGCTTTCATTGATGATATCCAGTCTGCAACTGGTGTACCAGTAACTATCATTTCAACTGGGCCGGATTTGAAAGATACAATAGATTTAAGAAAAGAGTTATTATAG
- a CDS encoding N-acetyltransferase, which yields MYIRKATLDDLSKIMSIYKIAQDFMIESGNPNQWGHNNPSEEKVKEDIDKKNSYLVCNGEDIHGVFVIFKGIEPTYKHIENGRWLNEDEYITIHRIASDGTQKGIFKFLIDYCKSKSENIRIDTHHDNKIMQKLIERNGFQKCGRIYVTDGSPRIAYQWMNPLH from the coding sequence ATGTATATTCGAAAAGCAACACTTGATGATTTGAGTAAAATCATGAGCATTTATAAAATTGCACAGGATTTCATGATTGAATCGGGAAATCCAAACCAATGGGGACATAATAATCCTTCAGAAGAAAAAGTAAAAGAGGATATAGATAAAAAAAATAGCTATCTAGTCTGTAATGGAGAAGACATTCATGGTGTTTTTGTAATTTTTAAAGGTATTGAACCAACTTATAAACATATTGAGAATGGTAGATGGCTTAATGAAGATGAATATATCACAATACACAGAATTGCAAGTGATGGAACACAAAAAGGTATTTTTAAGTTTTTAATAGATTATTGTAAAAGTAAATCCGAAAATATTAGAATAGATACGCATCACGACAATAAAATAATGCAAAAGTTAATAGAGAGAAATGGATTTCAAAAATGTGGAAGAATTTATGTAACAGATGGATCTCCAAGAATTGCATATCAGTGGATGAATCCATTACATTAA